The Bacillota bacterium genome segment CACCGACGGCTTCGACGTCATGAGCCTCAGCTACGGCAACATGTTCGAGAAGGGCATCGTCGACCCGACCAAGGTGACTCGCTCCGCCCTCCAGAACGCGGCCAGCATCGCCGCCATGGTGCTGACGACCGAGTCGCTGGTGGCCGACATTCCGGAGAAGAAGGAGAACAGCGCCGGCAGCATGCCCGACATGGACATGTGAGAGCCGGCGGCCAGTCCGGCTGGCAGGCAGGGGCGGCCCCGCCCGGCGGCGGGGCCGCCCCGCGCGTTCCGGCCCCGGCCCGGCGGCAAGGCGGAGGTGGGCGACGTGGAGGTTCGGGAGCTGATGACGGAGGAGCCGGCCAGCGTCCCCGAGGGCGCCACGCTGGAGGAGGCGATGGCGGTGATGAGGGCGGCGGGCCTGCGGGCGGTACCGGTGGTGCGCGAGGGGCGGCCGGTGGGCGTCCTGGAGCTGGCCGAGCTCCTCCGCCTGGGGGTGGGGCGGCCCTCCGCGCCGGTGCCGGGGACGCGCCTGGTGGCCTCGCTGATGGCGCCGGCTCCGGCCGGCGTCCGCCCCTCCGCCTCCTGGGCGGAGGCGGCGCGGCGCATGAGCGAGGAGGGGCTGGACTGGCTCCCGGTGGTGGACGAGGAGGGCCTGCTGGTGGGCGTCCTCGGCCTGCGGGCGCTCTTCCGGGCCATGCTCCGCCTGCTGGGCTGGGGGGTGACCGGCGCCCCGGGCGCGGAGACGGGAAGACCTCAGCCGCCGGAGCGGGGGGCGTAGATCAGCAGCAGCTCGTCCGGCTCCACCCGGGCGTCGGCGAGGCCCACCCCCGGCGCCACGT includes the following:
- a CDS encoding CBS domain-containing protein, encoding MEVRELMTEEPASVPEGATLEEAMAVMRAAGLRAVPVVREGRPVGVLELAELLRLGVGRPSAPVPGTRLVASLMAPAPAGVRPSASWAEAARRMSEEGLDWLPVVDEEGLLVGVLGLRALFRAMLRLLGWGVTGAPGAETGRPQPPERGA